One stretch of Lysobacter sp. KIS68-7 DNA includes these proteins:
- a CDS encoding glycosyltransferase, whose amino-acid sequence MSMTPADARFFFRRALGLVHRGLSSLHARGWRATWERTKVQFARRAAPSPQAAPWRPGRSPFAPFAMPAAWSSPAPTASVVIPVYGQFARTLECLRALAAHPCAAAAEVIVVDDGSPDETPEAMPRIEGVRYHRRAQNGGFIAACNDGAALARGEYVVFLNNDTIPQAGWLDALLRTFEDHADVGLVGAQLRYPDGRLQEAGGVVFSDGSAWNYGRFESPEDCRYAYVRDCDYASGAAIALPRALFEDIGGFSTLYAPAYYEDTDLAFAVRARGKRVLYQPESVVVHDEGGTAGTDVNTGQKAYQVRNQAKFAERWRDALATHLPPGTVPTPANLHKRQVLIVDALTPRPDHDSGSLRMVNLMRLLQQEGAHVVFLPANRAHDGEATLALQRMGVEAWHAPWAERAPAWFRMHGPRFDAIVLCRHYVASEMLPLARRHAPQARVVFDSVDLHYLRERRGAEVAGDRALARAAERTRALELDVIARSDATLVVSDVEQALLATDAPNARVAVVSNLHRIAGAGHPFVERSDLVFVGGFRHPPNVDAVRWFIGDILPRVRERLPAIRFHCIGSHATEEILALADRPGVVMHGHVPDIAPFMDGARIALAPLRFGAGVKGKVNLSMAHGQPVVATSCAVEGMHLHDGEDVLVADEANAFADAIVRLHEDEALWTRLRDAGLHSVARHFSLDAARPVVREVVLGIE is encoded by the coding sequence ATGTCGATGACCCCGGCCGATGCGCGCTTTTTCTTTCGCCGCGCGCTCGGACTCGTCCATCGCGGGCTCTCGAGCCTGCACGCGCGCGGCTGGCGGGCGACCTGGGAACGGACGAAAGTGCAGTTCGCACGCCGGGCCGCCCCGTCCCCGCAGGCCGCCCCTTGGCGACCCGGCCGAAGCCCGTTCGCCCCGTTCGCGATGCCCGCGGCGTGGTCGAGCCCGGCGCCGACGGCGAGCGTGGTCATTCCGGTGTACGGGCAGTTCGCGCGCACGCTGGAGTGCCTGCGCGCCCTGGCCGCGCATCCGTGCGCGGCGGCGGCCGAGGTGATCGTCGTCGACGACGGCTCCCCGGACGAAACCCCCGAGGCGATGCCCCGCATCGAAGGCGTCCGCTACCACCGGCGCGCGCAGAACGGCGGATTCATCGCCGCGTGCAACGACGGCGCCGCCCTCGCGCGCGGCGAGTACGTCGTCTTCCTCAACAACGACACGATCCCGCAGGCGGGTTGGCTCGATGCGCTGCTGCGCACCTTCGAGGACCATGCCGATGTCGGGCTCGTCGGCGCGCAGTTGCGCTATCCGGACGGGCGCCTGCAGGAAGCCGGCGGCGTCGTGTTTTCCGACGGCAGCGCCTGGAACTACGGGCGCTTCGAATCGCCCGAGGATTGCCGCTACGCCTATGTGCGCGATTGCGACTACGCGAGCGGTGCGGCGATCGCGTTGCCGCGCGCCCTGTTCGAGGACATCGGCGGCTTCTCCACGCTGTACGCGCCGGCCTACTACGAAGACACCGACCTCGCCTTCGCGGTGCGCGCACGCGGCAAGCGCGTGCTGTACCAGCCCGAGTCCGTCGTGGTGCACGACGAAGGCGGCACCGCGGGCACCGACGTCAACACCGGCCAGAAGGCCTACCAGGTGCGCAACCAGGCGAAGTTCGCCGAACGCTGGCGGGATGCGCTGGCCACGCATCTGCCGCCGGGCACGGTGCCGACGCCGGCGAACCTGCACAAGCGCCAGGTCCTGATCGTCGATGCGCTCACGCCGCGCCCGGACCACGATTCTGGCTCGCTGCGCATGGTGAACCTGATGCGCCTGCTCCAGCAGGAAGGCGCGCACGTCGTGTTCCTGCCTGCGAACCGCGCGCACGACGGAGAGGCGACGCTCGCGCTCCAGCGCATGGGCGTGGAAGCCTGGCATGCCCCGTGGGCCGAACGCGCGCCCGCGTGGTTCCGCATGCACGGCCCGCGCTTCGACGCGATCGTGCTGTGCCGCCACTACGTGGCCTCGGAAATGCTGCCGCTCGCGCGTCGCCATGCGCCGCAGGCGCGCGTGGTCTTCGACAGCGTCGACCTGCACTACCTGCGCGAGCGCCGCGGTGCGGAAGTCGCCGGCGACCGCGCACTCGCCCGTGCCGCCGAGCGCACGCGCGCCCTGGAACTGGACGTCATCGCGCGCAGCGACGCCACGCTGGTCGTCAGCGACGTCGAGCAGGCACTGCTCGCCACCGATGCACCGAATGCGCGCGTGGCGGTGGTCTCCAACCTGCACCGCATCGCCGGCGCGGGACACCCCTTCGTCGAGCGCAGCGACCTGGTGTTCGTCGGCGGCTTCCGCCATCCGCCGAACGTGGATGCGGTGCGCTGGTTCATCGGCGACATCCTGCCTCGCGTGCGCGAACGCCTGCCCGCCATCCGCTTCCATTGCATCGGCAGCCACGCCACCGAGGAGATCCTCGCGCTCGCCGATCGTCCGGGCGTGGTGATGCACGGCCACGTCCCCGACATCGCGCCCTTCATGGATGGCGCACGCATCGCGCTCGCGCCCTTGCGCTTCGGCGCCGGCGTGAAGGGCAAGGTCAACCTGAGCATGGCGCACGGCCAGCCGGTGGTCGCGACGTCCTGCGCGGTGGAAGGCATGCACCTGCACGACGGCGAAGACGTGCTCGTCGCCGACGAAGCGAATGCCTTCGCCGATGCGATCGTGCGCCTGCATGAAGACGAGGCGCTGTGGACGCGCCTGCGCGATGCGGGCCTGCACAGCGTCGCGCGGCATTTCTCGCTCGACGCCGCGCGCCCGGTCGTGCGCGAGGTCGTGCTCGGGATCGAATGA
- a CDS encoding bifunctional (p)ppGpp synthetase/guanosine-3',5'-bis(diphosphate) 3'-pyrophosphohydrolase codes for MLHVEGDPFRGAPDAPAVLVDTLGSLARLGADGEVTAAAILHALPALQAALRPRIDKDFPQIAALLEGQRAAAQVWSLHAEQHGHGNSEGLRRLLLAMVRDLRIVPVLLARHLARLRLAASLPEEQRRALAQLTRDIHAPLANRLGIWQLKWELEDLAFRYLEPATYQQIARLLDDKRSGRERFIEQVKQQLRDALEAQGIRGDVAGRPKHIYSIWKKMQKKNVPIGELYDLRAVRVLVDDIPACYAVLGVVHALWLPIPEEFDDYIARPKRNDYRSLHTAVIGPEGKTLEVQIRTHEMHAQAELGVAAHWKYKEGRSHSKGGDAAMEKRIAWMRQLLEGTPGDEAGLLRELDTELAEDRVYVLTPRGEVMDLPQGATPLDFAYLVHTEVGHRCRGAKVDGRIVPLDHVLRSGDRVEILTGKVAEPRRDWLVQSNGFLASARSREKVRSWFHKLDRARNLQAGRELLDKELKRLGLAKADLTPVLARFNAANEDELVVLVALGDVGPHQVGRALLEYERAQAEPEPTASPVVSRAPAKKGRSDFTIAGVGNLLAQPARCCQPLPGEPIVGYLTRGKGISVHRVGCPTYVRLSTAQPQRAIPVEWGGVGGGHEVDVVLLALDRKWLLKDVTNLIAQENAHVAGFNSQPERGTGRVHLNVRLRVNDFGQLSTLLGKLAALPGVEDARRAT; via the coding sequence ATGCTGCACGTGGAAGGCGATCCGTTCCGCGGCGCGCCGGATGCGCCCGCGGTGCTGGTGGATACGCTCGGTTCGCTCGCGCGCCTGGGCGCCGACGGCGAAGTCACCGCCGCCGCCATCCTGCATGCGCTGCCGGCGCTGCAGGCCGCGTTGCGCCCGCGCATCGACAAGGATTTCCCGCAGATCGCCGCGCTGCTCGAAGGGCAGCGCGCCGCGGCGCAGGTGTGGTCGCTGCATGCGGAGCAACACGGGCACGGCAACAGCGAAGGCCTGCGGCGCCTGTTGCTCGCCATGGTGCGCGACCTGCGCATCGTGCCCGTGCTGCTCGCGCGCCACCTCGCGCGCCTGCGCCTGGCGGCTTCGTTGCCGGAAGAACAACGCCGCGCGCTCGCGCAGCTCACGCGCGACATCCACGCGCCGCTCGCCAACCGCCTCGGCATCTGGCAGCTCAAGTGGGAACTCGAAGACCTCGCGTTCCGTTACCTCGAACCGGCGACGTACCAGCAGATCGCGCGCCTGCTCGACGACAAGCGCAGCGGCCGTGAACGTTTTATCGAACAGGTCAAGCAACAGTTGCGCGATGCATTGGAAGCGCAGGGCATCCGCGGCGACGTGGCCGGGCGGCCGAAGCACATCTACAGCATCTGGAAGAAGATGCAGAAGAAGAACGTGCCGATCGGCGAGCTCTACGACCTGCGTGCGGTGCGCGTGCTCGTCGACGACATCCCTGCGTGCTACGCCGTGCTCGGCGTCGTGCATGCGCTGTGGCTGCCGATCCCGGAAGAATTCGACGACTACATCGCACGCCCCAAGCGCAACGACTATCGCTCGCTGCACACCGCCGTGATCGGGCCGGAAGGCAAGACGCTGGAAGTGCAGATCCGCACGCACGAGATGCATGCGCAGGCCGAGCTCGGCGTCGCCGCGCACTGGAAGTACAAGGAAGGCCGCAGCCACAGCAAGGGCGGCGATGCGGCGATGGAAAAGCGCATCGCGTGGATGCGTCAGTTGCTGGAAGGCACGCCCGGCGACGAAGCGGGCCTGTTGCGCGAGCTCGACACCGAACTCGCCGAGGACCGCGTGTACGTGCTCACGCCGCGCGGCGAGGTGATGGATTTGCCGCAGGGCGCGACGCCGCTGGACTTCGCCTACCTCGTGCACACCGAAGTCGGGCATCGCTGCCGCGGTGCGAAAGTCGACGGCCGCATCGTGCCGCTGGACCACGTGCTGCGCAGTGGCGACCGCGTCGAGATCCTCACCGGCAAGGTCGCCGAACCGCGGCGCGACTGGCTCGTGCAATCCAATGGCTTCCTCGCCAGTGCACGTTCGCGCGAGAAGGTACGCAGCTGGTTCCACAAGCTCGACCGCGCGCGCAATCTCCAGGCCGGCCGCGAACTGCTCGACAAGGAACTCAAGCGCCTGGGCCTGGCCAAGGCGGATCTCACGCCGGTGCTTGCGCGTTTCAACGCCGCGAACGAAGACGAACTCGTCGTGCTCGTCGCGCTGGGCGACGTGGGTCCGCACCAGGTGGGCCGCGCGCTGCTGGAATACGAACGCGCGCAGGCGGAACCGGAACCGACGGCCTCGCCCGTCGTGTCGCGCGCGCCCGCGAAGAAGGGGCGTTCGGATTTCACCATCGCCGGCGTCGGCAACCTGCTCGCGCAACCCGCGCGCTGCTGCCAACCGTTGCCGGGCGAACCGATCGTGGGTTATCTCACGCGCGGCAAGGGCATCTCGGTGCATCGCGTCGGGTGTCCGACTTACGTGCGCCTGTCCACCGCGCAACCGCAGCGCGCGATTCCCGTCGAATGGGGTGGCGTGGGCGGTGGCCACGAAGTCGACGTCGTGTTGCTCGCGCTCGACCGCAAGTGGCTGCTCAAGGACGTGACCAACCTGATCGCGCAGGAGAACGCACACGTGGCCGGCTTCAACAGCCAGCCCGAACGCGGCACCGGGCGCGTGCATCTCAATGTGCGCCTGCGCGTGAACGACTTCGGCCAGTTGTCGACCCTGCTCGGCAAGCTCGCGGCGCTGCCCGGCGTGGAGGATGCGCGGCGTGCGACCTGA
- the hrpA gene encoding ATP-dependent RNA helicase HrpA, producing the protein MEGNDKAASSRGRQAIDGALSRDRGRLLGLWSRWNAKPGDEALRDAFAQALQRSVTAREVRAASLPQASVDADLPIATAAEEIVELIRRHPVVVIAGETGSGKTTQLPKLCLTAGRGAAGMIGCTQPRRIAARAVARRVAEELKVPVGGAVGYQVRFTENVGEQTAVKFMTDGILLAEIQSDRWLSQYDTLIIDEAHERSLNIDFLLGYLKQLLERRKDLKVIVTSATIDTERFAAHFGNAPVVSVEGRGYPVEVRWRPLEGEGEDDGDRTVLDGIVSACDEIARHHPMGDTLIFLPGEREIRDAHLALERRKYRHTEILPLYARLSARDQDRVFNPGPQRRIVLATNVAETSLTVPRIHAVVDPGYARVKRYSPRQKLDRLHVEPISQASADQRKGRCGRIAPGTCYRLYSEAEFEGRAEYTDPEIRRAALAGVILRMLSLGLGRIEDFPFLEPPDPRAIADGWQQLFELGAVEEGDKGLRKLTSIGRTMARLPVDVKLARMLVAAHERGCLREMLAIASFLGIQNPRERPADQRGAADTAHAQFADQKSEFVGILKLWDAYRTAHEDLTQSKLRQWAEKHFLGFLRLREWRELHRQLKLLCDELGWKQNDADAQYAELHRALMTGLPTQLGNRADRGLYDGPRGRKFQLFPGSPLAKKPPPWILSATLLDTERVWSLTNASIEPEWAIEALPHLLARRQHDPRWARSQGRVVGSEQISLFGLVLAPKRPIHYGALFPEEARQIFVRDALLTGEINTRSAFLARNLATLAKAKEEEAKQRRTGLVVDEEWQAQWYLDRLPPHVHNAQALDAWYGRLAKDAKDAVEWSRADLMVGDESDATRFPPFVSIGDAKLAVRYRFEPGSPDDGMTIAVPLHLLNALDPARLSWLAPGFIADKASALIKSLPKALRRNFVPAPDFARAFAEAFPQPTADSIEGELARYLHKLTGVAIAATEFDPASIEPHLHANLRLLDASTKGERHVLAESRDLTDLRTRFGARAEAAFAARAAEGLAQQGLSHFPERAIPVSVPGAGGVPAYPALEDRGEDVALTVHASRDEALRRHPQGVRRLLRMALADKLKQARKQLPVQPKTALLYAAIESAAPRNLPGNDSDRLRADLIEGAFAALAADGLESIRDHDAFEHRREAIAKGLFPEAMARLQQAQAILGLVADVRAGLDSKLMGWASGNLDDMRTQLSALVPPGFLRDVPAPALADYPRYLRALVLRSERALRDPGKDQARMLELKPFADALAGAAANDRLADPEWQALRWDLEELRVSLFAQELGAKSGVSPKRLAQRLARLQGG; encoded by the coding sequence ATGGAAGGGAACGACAAGGCCGCGTCATCGCGGGGGCGGCAGGCCATCGACGGCGCGTTGTCGCGCGACCGCGGGCGCCTGCTCGGCCTGTGGTCGCGGTGGAACGCCAAGCCCGGCGACGAGGCGCTGCGCGACGCGTTCGCGCAGGCGCTGCAGCGCTCGGTCACCGCGCGCGAGGTGCGTGCGGCTTCGTTGCCGCAGGCCAGCGTCGATGCGGACCTGCCCATCGCCACCGCCGCCGAGGAGATCGTCGAACTCATCCGCCGCCATCCGGTGGTGGTGATCGCGGGCGAAACCGGGTCCGGCAAGACCACGCAGTTGCCGAAGTTGTGCCTGACCGCCGGCCGCGGCGCCGCGGGCATGATCGGCTGCACGCAGCCGCGCCGCATCGCCGCACGCGCGGTGGCGCGTCGCGTCGCCGAAGAGCTCAAGGTGCCCGTGGGCGGCGCGGTCGGTTACCAGGTGCGCTTCACGGAAAACGTGGGCGAGCAGACGGCGGTGAAGTTCATGACCGACGGCATCCTGCTCGCGGAGATCCAGTCCGATCGCTGGTTGTCGCAGTACGACACGCTGATCATCGACGAGGCGCACGAGCGCAGCCTCAACATCGATTTCCTGCTCGGTTACCTGAAGCAACTGCTGGAGCGCCGCAAGGATCTCAAGGTCATCGTCACCTCCGCGACGATCGACACCGAGCGTTTCGCAGCGCACTTCGGCAATGCACCGGTGGTGAGCGTGGAAGGGCGCGGATATCCGGTGGAAGTGCGCTGGCGCCCCCTGGAAGGCGAGGGCGAGGATGACGGCGACCGCACGGTGCTCGATGGCATCGTGTCCGCCTGCGACGAAATCGCGCGCCATCACCCGATGGGCGACACGCTGATCTTCCTCCCCGGCGAGCGCGAGATCCGCGATGCGCACCTCGCGCTCGAGCGTCGCAAGTACCGCCACACCGAAATCCTGCCGCTGTACGCGCGCCTCTCCGCGCGCGACCAGGACCGCGTCTTCAACCCCGGTCCGCAGCGCCGCATCGTGCTGGCGACCAACGTGGCCGAAACCTCGCTGACGGTGCCGCGCATCCATGCGGTCGTCGATCCGGGCTACGCGCGCGTCAAGCGTTACAGCCCGCGACAGAAGCTCGATCGCCTGCACGTGGAGCCGATCAGCCAGGCGAGCGCGGACCAGCGCAAGGGGCGTTGCGGCCGAATCGCACCGGGCACGTGTTATCGCCTGTATTCGGAAGCGGAGTTCGAGGGGCGCGCGGAATACACCGATCCCGAGATCCGCCGCGCCGCGCTTGCGGGCGTGATCCTGCGCATGCTGTCGCTGGGCCTGGGGCGCATCGAGGATTTCCCCTTCCTCGAACCGCCCGACCCGCGCGCGATCGCCGATGGCTGGCAGCAGTTGTTCGAGCTCGGCGCGGTGGAGGAGGGCGACAAGGGCCTGCGCAAGCTCACGTCCATCGGCCGAACAATGGCGCGCCTGCCGGTCGACGTGAAGCTCGCGCGCATGCTCGTCGCGGCGCACGAGCGCGGCTGCCTGCGCGAGATGCTCGCCATCGCGTCCTTCCTCGGTATCCAGAATCCGCGCGAACGCCCCGCCGACCAGCGCGGCGCCGCAGACACCGCGCATGCGCAGTTCGCCGACCAGAAATCCGAGTTCGTCGGGATCCTCAAGTTGTGGGATGCCTACCGCACCGCGCACGAAGACCTCACGCAATCGAAGCTGCGCCAATGGGCGGAGAAACACTTCCTCGGCTTCCTGCGCCTGCGCGAATGGCGCGAGCTGCATCGGCAGCTGAAGTTGTTGTGCGATGAACTCGGGTGGAAGCAGAACGACGCCGATGCGCAATACGCGGAACTGCACCGCGCGCTGATGACGGGCCTGCCCACGCAGCTCGGCAATCGCGCGGATCGCGGACTCTACGACGGCCCGCGCGGGCGCAAATTCCAGCTGTTCCCCGGCTCGCCGCTCGCGAAGAAGCCGCCCCCGTGGATCCTGTCCGCGACCCTGCTCGACACCGAGCGTGTGTGGTCGCTGACCAATGCGAGCATCGAACCCGAGTGGGCGATCGAGGCGTTGCCGCACCTGCTCGCGCGCCGGCAGCACGATCCGCGCTGGGCACGCTCGCAGGGGCGCGTGGTGGGCAGCGAACAGATTTCCCTGTTCGGCCTCGTGCTCGCACCGAAGCGCCCGATCCATTACGGCGCGCTGTTCCCCGAGGAAGCGCGGCAGATCTTCGTGCGCGACGCGCTGCTGACCGGCGAGATCAACACGCGCAGCGCCTTCCTCGCGCGCAACCTCGCCACGCTCGCGAAGGCGAAGGAAGAGGAAGCCAAGCAGCGCCGCACCGGCCTGGTCGTCGACGAGGAATGGCAGGCGCAGTGGTACCTCGACCGCCTGCCGCCGCACGTGCACAACGCGCAGGCGCTCGATGCGTGGTACGGCCGGCTCGCAAAGGACGCGAAGGACGCGGTCGAATGGTCGCGCGCGGACCTGATGGTCGGCGACGAAAGCGACGCCACGCGCTTCCCGCCCTTCGTGTCGATCGGCGATGCGAAGCTCGCCGTGCGCTATCGCTTCGAACCCGGTTCTCCCGACGACGGCATGACGATCGCCGTGCCGCTGCATCTGCTCAACGCGCTCGACCCTGCGCGGCTGTCGTGGCTCGCGCCAGGCTTCATCGCGGACAAGGCGAGCGCGCTGATCAAGTCGCTGCCCAAGGCCTTGCGCCGCAATTTCGTGCCCGCGCCGGATTTCGCGCGCGCCTTCGCCGAAGCCTTCCCGCAGCCCACCGCCGACAGCATCGAAGGCGAACTCGCGCGCTACCTGCACAAGCTCACGGGCGTGGCGATCGCGGCCACCGAGTTCGATCCGGCGTCGATCGAACCGCACCTGCACGCGAACCTCCGTCTGCTCGATGCTTCGACGAAGGGCGAACGCCATGTGCTCGCCGAATCGCGCGATCTCACGGACCTGCGCACGCGCTTCGGCGCGCGCGCGGAAGCCGCCTTCGCGGCGCGTGCGGCGGAAGGCCTCGCGCAACAGGGTCTGTCGCATTTCCCCGAACGCGCGATCCCGGTGTCCGTGCCAGGCGCGGGCGGCGTGCCCGCGTATCCCGCCCTGGAGGATCGCGGCGAGGACGTCGCGCTTACCGTGCATGCGAGCCGCGACGAAGCGCTGCGCCGCCACCCGCAAGGCGTGCGCCGCCTGTTGCGCATGGCGCTCGCGGACAAGCTGAAGCAGGCGCGCAAGCAGTTGCCGGTCCAGCCGAAGACCGCGCTTCTGTATGCCGCCATCGAATCGGCCGCACCCCGCAATCTCCCCGGCAACGACAGCGACCGCCTGCGTGCCGACCTGATCGAAGGCGCGTTCGCCGCCCTCGCTGCCGACGGGTTGGAATCCATCCGCGACCATGACGCCTTCGAACACCGCCGCGAGGCGATCGCCAAGGGCCTGTTCCCAGAAGCGATGGCCCGCCTGCAGCAAGCCCAGGCGATCCTTGGCCTGGTCGCCGACGTGCGCGCGGGCCTGGATTCGAAGTTGATGGGCTGGGCCAGCGGCAACCTCGACGACATGCGGACGCAACTGTCGGCACTGGTGCCCCCGGGCTTCCTGCGCGACGTGCCGGCGCCCGCGCTCGCGGACTATCCGCGCTACCTGCGGGCCCTGGTCCTGCGCAGCGAACGTGCCTTGCGCGACCCGGGCAAGGACCAGGCGCGCATGCTCGAACTGAAGCCCTTCGCCGACGCCCTGGCGGGTGCGGCCGCCAACGACCGCCTCGCCGATCCGGAATGGCAGGCCCTGCGCTGGGACCTGGAGGAACTGCGCGTGTCCCTGTTCGCGCAGGAGCTGGGCGCGAAATCGGGCGTGTCGCCGAAGCGGCTGGCGCAGCGCCTGGCGCGATTGCAAGGGGGCTGA
- a CDS encoding Dps family protein, with translation MAKAKKSATATNPPGDLAGAPPIDIGIDKGDRQKISESLSKVLADAFTLYLKTHNFHWNVTGQMFNSLHLMFEAQYNEQWLALDEIAERIRALGAAAPASYSAYQKLTSIEPGVEVVQDDWREMVRQLTVGNEAVSRTARKALEIADKAGDDPSVDMLTQRLKVHEKNAWMLRSLLQ, from the coding sequence ATGGCCAAGGCCAAGAAATCCGCGACCGCCACCAACCCGCCGGGCGACCTCGCCGGTGCGCCGCCGATCGATATCGGCATCGACAAGGGCGATCGCCAGAAGATCAGCGAGTCGCTGTCGAAGGTGCTTGCGGACGCGTTCACGCTGTATCTGAAGACGCACAATTTCCATTGGAACGTCACGGGGCAGATGTTCAACAGCCTGCACTTGATGTTCGAGGCCCAGTACAACGAGCAGTGGCTGGCGCTGGACGAGATCGCCGAGCGCATCCGTGCGTTGGGGGCGGCGGCGCCGGCGTCGTATTCGGCCTACCAGAAGCTCACGTCGATCGAGCCGGGGGTCGAGGTGGTCCAGGATGATTGGCGCGAGATGGTGCGGCAGTTGACGGTCGGCAACGAGGCGGTCAGCCGGACGGCGCGCAAGGCGTTGGAGATCGCGGACAAGGCGGGGGACGATCCCAGCGTCGACATGCTCACGCAGCGGTTGAAGGTGCATGAGAAGAACGCTTGGATGTTGCGGTCTTTGTTGCAGTAG
- the recQ gene encoding DNA helicase RecQ, which produces MQAALDTLRHVFGYDAFRGEQGDIVHHVAGGGDALVLMPTGGGKSLCYQLPALLRQGTAIVVSPLIALMQDQVEALRQLGVRAAFLNSSLDAGTAQAVERDFASGALDLLYVAPERLLTPRFLSLLDEARIALFAIDEAHCVSQWGHDFRPEYRQLTLLHERWPEVPRIALTATADAPTRREIVERLALEDARQFVSSFDRPNITYTVVAKADSKRQLLDFLAEKRGQSGIVYCLSRRKVEQIAGDLAAKGVVALPYHAGLDAAVRAEHQRRFLREDGIVMVATIAFGMGIDKPDVRFVAHLDLPKSLEGYYQETGRAGRDGDPADAWMAYGLGDAVLLQKMIEESESGEERKRLERRKLDALIGYCESTGCRRQSLLAYFGEAHPGACGRCDNCIEPPRSWDGTVAAQKALSCVYRTGQRFGAAHVIDVLRGADTQKVRQFDHDRLSVYGVGEDLDAKQWRSVMRQLVAGGWLQVDVEGHGALRLTSTSADVLKGNATLTLRAEAERAPRTRRGRTPTTGEPATDLPSDAQARFESLRLWRASVAREQNVPAYVIFHDATLRQIALAEPSDLDALAHIQGVGATKLERYGRDVLDALATA; this is translated from the coding sequence ATGCAAGCCGCACTCGACACCCTTCGGCACGTCTTCGGATACGACGCATTTCGCGGAGAGCAAGGCGACATCGTCCACCACGTGGCCGGCGGCGGCGACGCACTGGTGCTCATGCCCACCGGCGGCGGCAAATCCCTCTGCTACCAGTTGCCGGCCCTGCTGCGCCAAGGCACCGCCATCGTCGTCTCACCCCTGATCGCCCTCATGCAGGACCAGGTGGAAGCGCTGCGGCAGCTCGGCGTGCGCGCAGCGTTCCTGAATTCCTCGCTCGATGCAGGCACCGCGCAGGCGGTGGAGCGCGATTTCGCAAGCGGGGCGCTCGATCTGCTGTATGTCGCGCCCGAACGGCTGCTCACGCCGCGCTTCCTGTCGCTGCTGGACGAGGCGCGCATCGCGCTGTTCGCGATCGACGAAGCGCATTGCGTGTCGCAATGGGGCCACGACTTCCGGCCGGAATACCGGCAGCTCACGCTGCTGCACGAGCGCTGGCCCGAGGTGCCGCGTATCGCGCTCACGGCCACGGCCGATGCGCCGACGCGGCGGGAGATCGTCGAACGCCTCGCACTCGAGGACGCGCGCCAGTTCGTCAGTTCCTTCGACCGGCCCAACATCACTTACACCGTCGTCGCGAAGGCAGACAGCAAGCGCCAGTTGCTCGACTTCCTCGCGGAGAAGCGCGGGCAGTCGGGCATCGTGTACTGCCTCTCGCGCCGCAAGGTGGAACAGATCGCCGGGGATCTCGCGGCGAAGGGCGTGGTCGCCCTGCCCTATCACGCGGGTCTGGACGCCGCGGTGCGCGCGGAGCACCAGCGCCGCTTCCTGCGCGAGGACGGGATCGTGATGGTCGCGACCATCGCCTTCGGCATGGGCATCGACAAGCCGGACGTGCGCTTCGTTGCGCACCTGGACCTTCCGAAATCGCTGGAAGGCTATTACCAGGAAACCGGGCGCGCGGGCCGCGACGGCGATCCGGCCGATGCGTGGATGGCCTACGGCCTCGGCGATGCAGTGCTGCTGCAGAAGATGATCGAGGAGTCGGAGTCCGGCGAGGAACGCAAGCGCCTGGAGCGGCGCAAGCTCGATGCACTCATCGGGTATTGCGAGTCCACCGGGTGCCGGCGGCAGTCGCTGCTCGCGTACTTCGGCGAAGCGCATCCCGGCGCATGCGGGCGTTGCGACAATTGCATCGAGCCGCCGCGCAGTTGGGACGGGACGGTGGCGGCGCAGAAGGCGCTGTCCTGCGTCTATCGCACGGGGCAGCGCTTCGGTGCCGCGCATGTCATCGACGTCTTGCGCGGCGCGGACACGCAGAAGGTGCGGCAGTTCGACCACGATCGCCTGAGCGTGTACGGCGTGGGCGAAGACCTCGATGCGAAGCAATGGCGCAGTGTGATGCGCCAGCTCGTGGCCGGAGGTTGGTTGCAGGTGGATGTGGAAGGGCACGGCGCCTTGCGGCTCACCTCGACGAGCGCCGATGTGCTGAAGGGCAACGCAACGCTGACGCTGCGCGCGGAAGCGGAACGCGCACCGCGCACGCGTCGCGGTCGCACGCCGACGACGGGCGAGCCCGCGACCGATCTTCCTTCCGACGCACAAGCCCGCTTCGAATCGCTCCGGCTCTGGCGCGCCAGCGTGGCGCGCGAGCAGAACGTCCCCGCCTACGTGATCTTCCACGACGCCACCTTGCGCCAGATCGCGCTCGCCGAGCCGTCCGACCTCGATGCACTCGCGCACATCCAGGGCGTCGGCGCAACGAAGCTCGAACGTTACGGCCGCGACGTGCTCGACGCGCTCGCTACCGCCTGA